From a region of the Nyctibius grandis isolate bNycGra1 chromosome 12, bNycGra1.pri, whole genome shotgun sequence genome:
- the PDCD5 gene encoding programmed cell death protein 5 produces the protein MADEELEALRQQRLAELQAKHGDPSGDPSQQEAKQREAEIRNTILAQVLDQAARARLSNLALVKPDKAKAVENYLIQMARFGQLAGKVSEQGLIEILEKVSQQTEKKTTVKFNRRKVLDSDEEDDY, from the exons ATGGCGGACGAGGAGCTGGAAGCGCTGCGGCAGCAGCGGCTGGCCGAGCTGCAGGCCAAGCACGGG GATCCTTCTGGTGATCCATCGCAACAGGAAGCAAAACAGAG GGAAGCAGAGAtaagaaatactattttagCTCAAGTTCTTGATCAAGCTGCTCGTGCAAGAT TAAGCAATTTAGCACTTGTGAAACcagacaaagcaaaagcagtAGAGAATTATCTTATACAGATGGCAAGATTTGGACAGCTAGCTGGAAAG GTATCGGAACAAGGTTTGAtagaaatacttgaaaaagtgagtcagcaaacagaaaagaaaacaacggTAAAG ttcAACAGAAGGAAAGTGTTGGATTCTGATGAAGAGGATGATTATTAA